The genomic region ATGTATGGAATAGTTTATCCAGATGTAGGTACGTCAATACTAACTATAAAGTTACTTTCTACAAGTCAAGTTACATGCTTCTAATATTCAGACTGGTGGTCTGAAATCTTCAAATTTTGAGGTCTGGATGTCTGGTCTCCACATGTCCTTGATAATATAAATGCTTAGCAGGTGTCTTGCTAAGTAGATTTGTACTTTGAGATGACTGCCCAGCTGGGGAGCAGATAGAGCAAAACAGCAATGACCCACCCAGCATCAAGAAAAAAGCTCCAAACCAACCCATGAAGATAGCTTCCCCAAACTCCCATCTGGGGACTATGTCTGGAATAGTTTCATCCCAAAATTCCTGTACTGTTGCATATGCCACCCATGATACTGGCACTAGTACAGAGGTTCCTGAGATCCAAAATAATATTCCCCCAAGAAGTAACAGCCTTTTCTTCGTGTCCTCTCTTCCACACTTCAGACAGTCCAAACCAAAGCTTGATATTAGAAGACCAGTGGCCCCCAGTCCACCAGATGCAAACATCAGTATTCTTGAAATCCTTAGTTCAACTGGTAATGCCAAAAAGGAGTCAAAATCCTTACATTGCATGCCTCCTTCTTCTTGAACAACACATGTTTGCCAAAGCCCCATGGTCCAGTTTTCCATTTCATTCAAGTCTAAGTTAAGTTGTTTCCAGAGAGGAACAAAAGTGGTAACCCAGGATAAAACACATCCAAGTACAGAGAAAAATATGCCTCCATACTGTAGCTTTAGCTTGTAGGTCCCATCCATAATTGCTGGAATACTATGCAGCAAATAATGGTAAAGTCAAATGCTGCCTGACTTATACACTTGCTTCTTATGTGTGGAGTTTGGTTCTTTGTGGTGCTGAGTATAAGCTGTTGAAGTATACTTTTAAAGCCTGTGCGATCTGTGTTTGTATTTAAAGAATGAAGTATTGAATTACAGTCACTGGATCTCAGCCAAGGGGCTATTATGTCAGATACCTCATAGAAGAGAATTATGGAGAAGCCTCACTATTAACGAACAATTATGGGCGTAACTGGCATGATTTTCACATTTGCTGCTTAGTGGATTTAAACACATGTACATTTAATTATTTGTATGATTTACTGAACATTGCACAAGTGTTTGATTAAGTACTTCCATGCTCTACAAGATGTAAATATTCAGGTATAATTAATATTTGTTCCATTCTGTAGtagcttaaaaaaataatataacaactCATTGCATTGGTTTCATTAGATAAACACATTTTTTCCTGTGGTTAATCACAGGACATTTACTTCAAATGAAACATAGCAGTGGATGTCATATTAACCAGTTTAGATTCCATGtatgtataaaatgcatttaactCCAGGTTGATATTATTAACAGCATTTCATGAAATTTATATTGCTTTGTTGCTAGGACTGTTTCTTGTTTTTGTCTGTTCCTACCTATATTAGATGCACTGCAATAAATCACTTTCATTCATATAAAATCTCCAAACTTATCTACATTTTTCTGCACCTAACTACTGTATAATAAACTTGCTAAGAGATATATGgctttatatctaaaaaaaaaacatt from Bombina bombina isolate aBomBom1 chromosome 2, aBomBom1.pri, whole genome shotgun sequence harbors:
- the LOC128647462 gene encoding claudin-22-like is translated as MDGTYKLKLQYGGIFFSVLGCVLSWVTTFVPLWKQLNLDLNEMENWTMGLWQTCVVQEEGGMQCKDFDSFLALPVELRISRILMFASGGLGATGLLISSFGLDCLKCGREDTKKRLLLLGGILFWISGTSVLVPVSWVAYATVQEFWDETIPDIVPRWEFGEAIFMGWFGAFFLMLGGSLLFCSICSPAGQSSQSTNLLSKTPAKHLYYQGHVETRHPDLKI